The Neochlamydia sp. AcF84 genome has a window encoding:
- a CDS encoding RNB domain-containing ribonuclease, with protein MNSRVNLLEIARQAMLAKGLSPDFPSKVQAQLNKLQAPMLDSSNERSDMTNKLWFSIDNDDSLDLDQLTYAERINDHLIRVYVAIADVDALVKKDTSLDRHALANTTSVYMPMIVFPMLPEKLSTNLTSLNPNEKRASIVVQMDVDESGRVVDYHLFQSYVFNYAKLAYNSVDVWLETGALPPEPIQRIKELASQIRLQDEVAQRLKKHRQSLGFLTWETYDPQPIIKEGQVVDLQEVKINRARELIENLMIAANTCITAFLQKNKCPIIKRVICHPKHWERIVQIAEKHKFPLPLNPDSRALENFLIKMRAADSLNMRDLFLVIKKLLGRGKYIVQAPTDKTSQHFGLTLAPYTHATAPNRRYSDLIVQRLIKARLVNQACPYSLSILQTMLQTCTEKEICADKAKRSVMKSVLALYLEDAIGKTFDAFLTGKGEKGNWIRLISTAIEGKLINGYQNIEVGDRLKVKLVSVNAEKGFLDFVQEKH; from the coding sequence ATGAATTCCCGGGTAAATTTGTTAGAAATTGCTCGCCAGGCCATGCTAGCTAAAGGATTATCTCCTGATTTCCCCTCAAAGGTACAAGCTCAGTTAAATAAGCTACAAGCGCCGATGCTTGATAGCTCTAATGAACGTAGTGACATGACTAATAAACTGTGGTTTTCAATTGATAATGATGATTCGTTAGATTTAGACCAGTTAACCTATGCCGAGCGTATAAACGATCATTTAATAAGAGTGTATGTAGCCATTGCGGATGTAGATGCATTAGTTAAAAAAGATACCTCTCTTGATCGGCATGCTTTGGCAAATACCACCTCTGTTTATATGCCCATGATCGTATTTCCTATGCTGCCAGAGAAGTTATCAACTAATTTAACCTCGCTTAATCCGAATGAAAAAAGAGCCTCTATTGTGGTCCAAATGGATGTAGATGAATCAGGTAGAGTAGTGGATTACCATCTGTTTCAAAGCTACGTCTTTAATTATGCTAAACTTGCTTATAATAGTGTGGATGTGTGGTTGGAAACGGGAGCTTTACCGCCTGAGCCTATTCAAAGAATAAAAGAGTTGGCTTCTCAAATACGCTTGCAAGATGAAGTAGCTCAACGCCTAAAAAAACATCGCCAATCTTTAGGCTTTTTAACATGGGAAACTTACGACCCACAACCCATTATAAAAGAAGGCCAGGTAGTAGATCTTCAAGAGGTAAAAATTAATCGTGCGCGTGAGTTAATAGAAAATTTAATGATTGCCGCAAATACCTGTATTACTGCATTTCTACAAAAAAATAAGTGCCCGATAATTAAACGGGTTATTTGCCACCCCAAACACTGGGAGCGCATTGTACAAATTGCTGAGAAACATAAATTTCCTCTTCCTCTTAACCCTGATTCAAGAGCTCTTGAAAATTTTTTAATTAAAATGAGAGCGGCGGATTCTTTAAATATGCGCGATCTTTTTTTAGTGATTAAGAAGCTTTTAGGACGGGGGAAATATATTGTACAAGCCCCTACGGATAAAACCAGCCAGCATTTTGGCTTGACCTTAGCGCCCTACACGCATGCCACTGCCCCTAATAGGCGTTACTCTGATCTAATTGTCCAACGTCTGATTAAAGCTCGCCTTGTAAATCAAGCTTGCCCTTATTCTCTTTCTATTTTGCAAACCATGCTGCAAACATGCACAGAAAAAGAGATATGTGCAGACAAGGCTAAACGCAGTGTAATGAAATCTGTCTTAGCATTATATTTAGAAGATGCAATCGGTAAGACTTTTGATGCTTTCCTAACAGGCAAAGGAGAAAAAGGTAACTGGATCCGATTGATTAGCACCGCTATTGAAGGCAAGCTTATCAATGGCTATCAAAATATTGAGGTAGGAGATCGGTTGAAAGTTAAGCTAGTTTCTGTCAATGCTGAGAAAGGCTTTTTAGATTTTGTACAAGAAAAGCATTAA
- the menA gene encoding 1,4-dihydroxy-2-naphthoate octaprenyltransferase → MNGNFLKKPAKWQAFTWASRPKTLILSMVPIFVGTILAIKYTSHFKGIAFASALLAGLFIQVAVNLINDALDFKKGADNTARLGPERATQKGWLSFHEVLYGGYFCLTLAFIIGIPMIVQGGIPFLILLIVASLLAYGYTGGPFPLAYYGLGELFVIIFFGIIGTQVGFYLQAGRIAKEALLAGLQIGLLAAAVNAINNLRDIESDEKAKKITMAVKFGKTFARLEITLLILLPYFLSLLWSDLGFYKAGLLCFVTLPLGFTLIRCIWFYEPSKIYNTFLGMAALLNLLFGLCLSVGFWL, encoded by the coding sequence ATGAATGGTAACTTTCTTAAAAAGCCAGCTAAATGGCAAGCTTTTACTTGGGCTTCTCGCCCTAAAACCTTGATATTAAGCATGGTTCCGATCTTTGTCGGTACTATACTTGCCATTAAGTATACTTCGCATTTTAAAGGAATAGCGTTCGCTTCAGCTTTGCTAGCAGGCCTTTTCATTCAAGTGGCCGTAAATCTAATTAATGATGCTCTTGATTTTAAAAAAGGGGCTGATAACACAGCAAGATTAGGACCGGAGCGTGCCACACAAAAAGGTTGGCTGAGCTTTCATGAAGTATTATATGGTGGATATTTTTGTCTAACGCTCGCCTTTATCATAGGCATACCTATGATCGTGCAAGGCGGTATCCCTTTTTTAATTTTGCTTATCGTTGCCTCGTTACTAGCTTACGGCTATACGGGAGGGCCCTTTCCCTTAGCTTATTATGGGCTAGGAGAATTGTTTGTGATAATTTTTTTTGGAATTATAGGAACCCAAGTAGGGTTTTATTTGCAAGCTGGTAGGATTGCAAAAGAAGCTCTCTTAGCTGGTTTGCAGATTGGTTTATTGGCAGCCGCTGTTAATGCTATTAATAATCTACGGGATATAGAGAGTGATGAAAAAGCAAAAAAAATAACGATGGCAGTAAAATTTGGGAAAACTTTTGCCCGTTTAGAGATCACCCTTTTAATTCTTTTGCCTTATTTTCTAAGTTTACTTTGGAGTGATCTAGGTTTTTACAAGGCGGGGCTATTGTGTTTCGTGACCTTGCCTTTAGGTTTTACTCTTATACGCTGCATTTGGTTTTATGAACCCTCTAAAATCTATAACACCTTCTTAGGAATGGCTGCTTTATTAAACCTATTATTTGGGTTGTGCCTATCGGTAGGATTTTGGTTGTAA
- a CDS encoding alpha/beta fold hydrolase — protein MNKIHALHGFLGLPTDWQRFSLPNLHAYSLRHASLAPAADKLWGWAQRFNRLVQPRHDDILIGYSLGGRLALHALLDNPKQWRAGIVISAHPGITSKEEKIRRVEADNAWADRFENDPWEAVIRAWNCQAVFRGKSFPIKRSEHQFSRKNLQDQLRFFSKGHQDDLSEALRDLPIPILWITGQLDTKFLAKAYELTFSHPLSRVESIAHAGHRAPWEQSLLFLKIIQSFIQEVLSCP, from the coding sequence ATGAATAAAATTCATGCCCTTCATGGTTTTTTAGGTCTTCCCACCGATTGGCAAAGGTTTAGCCTTCCTAATTTACATGCATATAGTCTTAGACACGCTTCTCTTGCTCCCGCTGCTGATAAACTATGGGGGTGGGCTCAGCGTTTTAACCGTTTGGTGCAGCCAAGACATGATGATATCCTAATAGGTTATTCGTTAGGAGGAAGGTTAGCACTGCATGCTTTGCTAGATAATCCTAAGCAGTGGCGTGCAGGAATTGTCATTTCGGCCCATCCGGGGATCACTTCCAAAGAAGAGAAAATAAGGAGAGTAGAAGCTGATAATGCCTGGGCAGATCGTTTTGAAAATGACCCCTGGGAGGCTGTTATAAGAGCTTGGAATTGCCAAGCTGTTTTTAGGGGTAAAAGCTTTCCGATCAAACGCTCAGAACATCAGTTTTCACGTAAAAATTTACAAGATCAACTAAGATTTTTTTCCAAAGGCCATCAAGATGACCTATCAGAAGCTTTAAGAGACTTACCCATCCCTATCCTTTGGATCACTGGACAATTAGACACCAAATTTTTAGCTAAGGCTTATGAACTTACTTTTTCTCATCCTTTATCACGTGTGGAGAGCATCGCTCATGCCGGGCATCGAGCTCCGTGGGAGCAATCCCTTCTTTTTCTTAAAATTATTCAATCATTTATTCAAGAGGTTTTATCATGTCCGTAA
- a CDS encoding enolase C-terminal domain-like protein: MKIQCSFYELTSKQPIQSKILHSLRRGALLKVTFKGGIIGYADCHPWEELGDLPLQTQLDLLQRGKCTRLTTQSIYFARADAKARANKRSLFETCKIPMSHYLMAHLDESSLNNLQKAWENGFTFFKVKLGHNLSLEEEIFAEMAHLFPHAKWRLDFNAKLTVEQFWAFMERLPIPKTSIDYIEDPFPFTYKAWKKAFETFQVPLAADEFFKSAYGQPEAAQVLIMKPAIQRLKQVDIRQRLVVTSYLDHPLGQMSAAYMASLTTPEPCGLLSHHIYQDNPFLGMIINQGPFLQPVKGYGLGFDELLASQHFE, translated from the coding sequence ATGAAAATTCAATGTTCCTTTTATGAATTAACTAGCAAGCAGCCTATTCAATCAAAAATCCTTCACTCTTTAAGGCGCGGAGCCTTGTTAAAAGTTACCTTTAAAGGGGGAATTATAGGCTATGCAGACTGCCACCCTTGGGAAGAGCTAGGCGATTTACCCTTGCAAACTCAACTGGATTTATTGCAAAGAGGAAAATGTACACGCCTTACAACCCAATCAATTTATTTTGCTCGCGCTGATGCAAAAGCGCGCGCCAATAAACGTAGCTTATTTGAAACTTGTAAAATTCCTATGAGCCATTATCTGATGGCTCATCTGGATGAGTCTAGCCTCAATAATCTTCAAAAGGCATGGGAAAATGGCTTTACTTTTTTTAAAGTAAAATTAGGCCATAATCTTTCATTAGAAGAAGAAATCTTTGCAGAGATGGCTCATTTGTTTCCTCATGCAAAATGGCGATTAGATTTTAATGCCAAATTAACTGTAGAGCAATTTTGGGCCTTCATGGAGCGCTTACCTATTCCCAAGACCTCTATTGATTACATAGAAGATCCCTTTCCTTTTACCTATAAAGCTTGGAAAAAGGCATTTGAAACCTTTCAGGTGCCTCTAGCAGCCGATGAATTTTTTAAAAGCGCCTATGGGCAGCCTGAAGCGGCTCAGGTATTAATCATGAAGCCGGCTATACAAAGGTTGAAGCAGGTAGATATTAGGCAGCGCCTAGTAGTAACTTCTTATTTAGATCATCCTTTAGGGCAAATGAGTGCAGCATATATGGCTTCTCTTACCACCCCAGAGCCCTGCGGGCTTCTATCGCATCATATTTATCAGGATAATCCTTTTTTAGGAATGATAATCAATCAGGGTCCCTTTTTACAACCTGTAAAAGGTTATGGCCTGGGCTTTGATGAGCTTCTTGCAAGCCAACATTTTGAATAA
- a CDS encoding branched-chain amino acid transport system II carrier protein codes for MNTKFLFVSTGFALFAMFFGSGNLVFPLLVGIESQGHYLISSLGIIFTGVLVPFLGVFAMLLYKGETNEFLGTMGSFAKFWFPLIALSLMGPFGVLARCITVAHGSFTLLFPDCSLIFFSLAFCVILFLLTTNKSQIIPFLGSALTPFLLLFLLAIILAGMWYGQLLEPFNPNYWPAFHEGALQGYQTMDLLAAFFFSTFVIKHLSAQFSAASDNNQLVKVFIKSALLGGGLLAAVYCGLVYLGAAFASDLKGIAPQMLLGIISQKTLGAFSAPIVCSAVILACFTTAVVLTSLFADFFKQQVCRESIHSSLSLLFTLLIAFGVSTREFSGIATFLAPILETLYPALIVLTLINIAHKLGGIKLRRWPVMLTFAVKLYFLIE; via the coding sequence ATGAATACAAAATTTTTGTTTGTGAGTACTGGCTTTGCGCTATTTGCTATGTTTTTTGGTTCAGGAAATCTAGTTTTTCCCTTACTCGTAGGTATTGAAAGTCAGGGCCATTATTTAATTTCCTCATTAGGCATTATTTTTACAGGCGTGCTTGTTCCTTTCTTAGGCGTTTTTGCTATGCTTTTATACAAAGGGGAAACCAATGAATTTTTAGGCACGATGGGAAGCTTTGCAAAATTCTGGTTTCCCCTTATTGCTTTATCTTTGATGGGACCTTTTGGTGTACTTGCACGTTGCATTACAGTCGCGCATGGAAGCTTTACGCTGCTTTTCCCTGACTGCTCTCTTATCTTTTTCAGCCTAGCTTTTTGCGTCATCCTCTTTTTGCTCACCACCAATAAAAGTCAGATTATTCCTTTCTTAGGTTCTGCTTTAACTCCTTTTTTACTGCTTTTTTTATTAGCAATTATTTTAGCAGGTATGTGGTATGGCCAGCTACTCGAGCCTTTCAATCCAAACTACTGGCCTGCATTCCACGAAGGAGCTTTGCAAGGTTATCAAACGATGGATCTTTTAGCTGCCTTCTTTTTTTCGACTTTTGTTATAAAGCATCTCTCCGCTCAATTTTCGGCAGCTTCTGATAATAATCAGCTTGTCAAAGTCTTTATAAAATCAGCCTTGCTTGGCGGTGGCTTACTTGCTGCAGTTTACTGTGGACTTGTTTACTTGGGAGCGGCTTTTGCTTCCGATTTGAAGGGAATAGCTCCTCAAATGCTCCTTGGAATTATCTCTCAAAAAACGCTTGGAGCTTTCTCTGCCCCTATTGTTTGCTCTGCTGTTATCTTGGCATGTTTTACTACTGCCGTAGTATTGACCTCTCTTTTTGCTGATTTTTTCAAGCAACAAGTCTGCCGAGAAAGCATTCATTCCTCTCTTTCCCTTCTGTTCACTTTACTTATTGCTTTCGGGGTATCTACCCGAGAATTTTCCGGTATTGCTACCTTTTTAGCTCCTATTTTAGAGACATTATACCCCGCTCTCATCGTATTAACGTTGATCAATATTGCCCACAAATTAGGAGGCATAAAGTTACGTCGATGGCCTGTAATGCTCACCTTTGCAGTAAAGTTATATTTTTTGATAGAATAA
- a CDS encoding AMP-binding protein, translated as MIKINWQSAESHLLLNPRLPVRKPSLWETGEMLINKFERHLWLTTSGSSQQKLVALSKDALLASAQAVNYHLQATSTDIWINPLPLFHVGGLSIQARGYLSGATVYTFAEKWSVRHFYEMLIVKKGTLTALVPAQVYDLVVSKLPAPKSLRAAIVGGGALQRSLYTQARELGWPLLPSYGLTECSSQVATASLHSLSTPQLPPLEILSHVQVKINEKGCFCLSSPALLTAYASLKAGEWQLIYPVSEGWFVTEDVGTLSQNLLKLKGRRGDFIKIGGENVEVGRLEEILEGIKLEQGIHKDMALGAIPDKRLGYVIHLFSTTPLVQSVQTLYDKCVLPFERIRKVHIVQAIPRSPLKKLLRGELIRLASRSN; from the coding sequence ATGATTAAGATCAACTGGCAGTCTGCTGAATCGCATCTATTGTTAAACCCTCGTCTTCCTGTAAGAAAACCTTCGCTCTGGGAAACAGGGGAAATGCTTATCAATAAATTTGAGAGGCATCTATGGTTAACCACCTCAGGATCTTCCCAACAAAAGCTGGTGGCCCTTTCTAAAGATGCTTTATTAGCTTCTGCTCAAGCAGTTAACTATCATCTTCAGGCTACCTCAACGGACATTTGGATTAATCCTTTACCTTTGTTTCATGTGGGAGGCCTATCTATCCAAGCACGTGGGTATTTAAGCGGAGCAACAGTTTACACTTTCGCTGAAAAATGGTCAGTGCGGCATTTTTATGAAATGCTTATAGTTAAAAAAGGAACATTAACTGCTCTTGTGCCTGCACAAGTTTATGATCTAGTGGTTAGTAAATTACCAGCCCCTAAGAGCTTGCGCGCTGCTATCGTAGGAGGAGGGGCGCTACAAAGATCCTTGTATACCCAAGCACGTGAATTAGGTTGGCCCTTGTTGCCTAGCTACGGATTAACTGAATGCTCTTCTCAGGTGGCCACCGCTAGTTTGCATAGCCTTTCTACCCCTCAGCTTCCCCCCTTAGAAATACTTTCTCATGTGCAAGTCAAAATAAATGAGAAAGGGTGTTTTTGCCTTTCTAGTCCTGCTTTGTTAACTGCTTATGCCTCTCTTAAAGCAGGGGAGTGGCAGCTCATCTATCCTGTCTCAGAGGGATGGTTTGTTACTGAAGATGTAGGAACCCTATCTCAAAATCTTTTAAAGTTAAAGGGTAGAAGAGGGGATTTCATAAAAATTGGAGGAGAGAATGTAGAAGTGGGACGCTTGGAAGAAATTTTGGAAGGAATAAAACTAGAACAAGGCATCCATAAAGATATGGCGCTAGGAGCTATCCCAGATAAGCGGTTAGGGTATGTCATTCATCTATTTAGCACTACGCCTTTAGTACAATCTGTGCAAACTTTATATGATAAATGTGTACTGCCATTTGAACGTATTAGAAAAGTTCATATTGTGCAGGCTATTCCCCGTTCACCTTTAAAAAAATTATTAAGAGGGGAGTTGATTCGCCTTGCATCTCGGTCTAATTAA
- a CDS encoding chorismate-binding protein: MRLALQDWRCFIKSGSLIRLSKDSYLIGWGTRTWLEDIDDSASPFFYFPDFFLSSPCPWFQQEYTAIVSPHELLAAMHKYSDKPLPLSWKNPYLSHFENTWKELHNHFYNKKLKKAVPYVFEESSSTMTPDRLGSSLKHLINYVKDQQLYVYGYWEETEGILGASPEILFNYHNAFEGLIETVACAGTKRYRESDSTFMQDSKELYEHQMVIEGIQESLSSLGAVTIGELQILQLPKISHLMTPIYLKINGTADFLSLVKALHPTPALGVFPKEEGKEWLQLYNKKIDRWRYGAPVGCLFDSKKQAKCIVGIRNVQWNSQGAKIGAGCGIVPASQWHHEWQEINLKLLSIKEMISL, translated from the coding sequence ATGAGGTTGGCCCTGCAAGATTGGCGCTGCTTTATAAAATCTGGGAGCCTAATCCGTCTAAGTAAAGATAGCTATTTGATTGGGTGGGGAACACGTACTTGGTTAGAAGACATTGATGACTCAGCAAGCCCTTTTTTTTATTTTCCTGATTTTTTTCTTTCTTCTCCTTGCCCTTGGTTTCAACAGGAATATACAGCTATCGTCAGCCCCCATGAACTTCTAGCTGCTATGCATAAATATTCCGATAAGCCTCTGCCGCTAAGCTGGAAAAATCCTTACTTAAGTCATTTTGAAAATACTTGGAAAGAATTACATAATCATTTTTACAATAAAAAATTAAAAAAAGCTGTGCCCTATGTTTTTGAAGAGAGTTCAAGTACTATGACACCGGATAGGTTAGGCAGTTCTCTTAAGCATTTAATTAATTATGTAAAAGATCAACAGCTCTATGTCTATGGATATTGGGAGGAAACAGAAGGGATATTAGGTGCTTCTCCTGAAATATTATTCAATTATCATAATGCTTTTGAAGGCCTGATCGAAACAGTAGCTTGCGCAGGTACTAAAAGATATAGGGAATCTGACTCTACTTTCATGCAGGATTCAAAGGAATTATATGAGCATCAGATGGTTATTGAAGGCATACAAGAATCTTTATCTTCTTTAGGAGCGGTAACTATTGGAGAATTACAAATATTACAGCTTCCTAAAATTTCTCATCTTATGACTCCTATCTATTTAAAAATAAACGGGACTGCAGATTTTTTATCTCTTGTAAAAGCTTTACATCCTACACCTGCGTTAGGTGTTTTTCCTAAAGAAGAAGGGAAGGAATGGTTACAGTTATACAATAAAAAAATCGATCGTTGGCGTTATGGTGCACCAGTAGGCTGCCTTTTCGATAGTAAAAAACAAGCTAAATGCATTGTAGGTATCCGCAATGTTCAATGGAATAGTCAAGGGGCAAAAATTGGAGCAGGATGCGGAATCGTGCCCGCTAGTCAATGGCACCATGAATGGCAAGAAATTAATTTAAAGCTTCTTTCGATCAAAGAGATGATATCTTTATGA
- the menD gene encoding 2-succinyl-5-enolpyruvyl-6-hydroxy-3-cyclohexene-1-carboxylic-acid synthase: MNMNILFTKDNEELVIQILQELLYRGVKEICVCPGGRNVPFITALEKTGRFKLYYWPEERSAAFFALGRSKRMHRPTVVLTTSGTAAGELLPAAMEAYYTGLPLILLTADRPRRLRGTGSPQAAEQVGLFGHYAVFEQDIAAGELCTLQKWKQNGPAHINVCLEEPLNQNFNAWKELDNRCIPVTPQKGDMEAAKAALDQFIQTNRYPFIVVGALSSQARQAIVKFLSNYQAPVYLEATSGLRENPSLLAQSITRSENIWRAAENAGYPIDGILRIGGIPTFRLWRDLEELKGRINVCSISELPFTGLSWGSNCLVPLHDFFSIYRYSYTINKSCSAWLKEDQRYQSKLLTLLQEEPQAEASLIYHLSKQIPSSSLIYLGNSLPIREWDAYATREEKHENIFANRGLNGIDGQLSTFLGMSSYSQQNWGIIGDLTTLYDLAAPWILEQLKEIDLNLIVINNSGGKIFASMYANKRIQNQHQLRFRSFADMWNMRYVHYTHLPKAISYGGHQLVEIMPDETATMRFWNCIESL, encoded by the coding sequence ATGAATATGAATATCCTTTTCACAAAAGATAATGAAGAGTTAGTGATACAAATCTTGCAAGAGCTGCTTTACAGGGGAGTTAAAGAAATATGTGTTTGCCCCGGCGGCCGCAATGTCCCTTTTATCACGGCTTTGGAGAAAACTGGGCGGTTTAAACTTTATTATTGGCCCGAAGAACGTTCAGCTGCATTTTTTGCTTTAGGGCGTAGTAAGCGTATGCATCGCCCCACAGTAGTTTTAACTACCTCCGGAACAGCAGCCGGCGAGCTTTTGCCAGCTGCTATGGAAGCTTATTATACCGGCCTCCCTTTGATCTTATTGACAGCCGATCGTCCTCGCCGTTTGCGCGGCACCGGATCGCCCCAGGCAGCTGAACAAGTAGGCTTATTTGGGCATTATGCTGTCTTTGAACAAGATATTGCCGCTGGAGAGTTGTGTACACTTCAAAAATGGAAGCAAAATGGGCCAGCCCATATTAATGTTTGCTTAGAAGAACCTCTCAATCAAAATTTTAATGCATGGAAAGAGCTAGATAATAGATGTATACCAGTGACCCCTCAAAAGGGAGACATGGAGGCTGCAAAAGCAGCTCTCGATCAATTTATCCAAACAAATCGATATCCTTTCATAGTGGTAGGCGCTTTATCTTCTCAGGCAAGACAAGCCATTGTAAAATTTTTATCGAATTATCAAGCTCCTGTTTATTTAGAAGCAACTTCTGGTCTACGAGAAAATCCTTCCTTACTTGCGCAGAGTATAACTAGAAGCGAAAACATATGGAGAGCTGCTGAAAACGCAGGCTATCCAATAGATGGGATCTTACGCATAGGGGGCATTCCCACCTTTCGTCTCTGGCGTGATTTAGAAGAGCTTAAAGGTAGAATAAACGTTTGTTCTATCAGTGAATTACCTTTCACAGGTTTAAGCTGGGGCTCAAATTGCTTAGTACCTTTACACGATTTTTTTTCTATTTATAGATATAGTTATACTATAAATAAATCTTGTAGCGCATGGCTAAAAGAAGACCAACGTTATCAAAGTAAACTCTTGACATTATTGCAAGAAGAGCCTCAAGCTGAGGCTTCTCTTATCTATCATTTATCTAAGCAGATTCCCTCTTCTTCTTTAATTTACTTGGGCAATAGCCTACCCATACGAGAGTGGGACGCTTATGCCACCCGTGAGGAAAAACATGAAAATATATTTGCAAATCGCGGATTAAATGGTATTGATGGTCAGCTATCTACTTTTCTAGGAATGAGTTCCTACTCTCAGCAAAATTGGGGAATTATAGGGGATTTAACTACCCTTTATGACCTTGCAGCGCCTTGGATATTAGAACAGCTAAAAGAAATAGATCTTAATCTCATCGTCATTAATAATAGTGGAGGAAAAATTTTTGCTTCCATGTATGCAAATAAACGGATACAAAATCAACATCAACTTCGTTTTAGGTCTTTTGCTGATATGTGGAATATGCGCTATGTGCATTATACACATTTACCCAAAGCTATATCCTATGGAGGGCATCAGTTGGTTGAAATTATGCCAGACGAAACAGCAACTATGCGTTTTTGGAATTGTATAGAGAGTTTATGA
- a CDS encoding pentapeptide repeat-containing protein, protein MGPYAEISSKIFAKLGAKDQGQVKLVCREWKQLIQEKEDEFTQKISNSGQLMNSHIVHLFAADYLQQASGLLEIQHMLLKIIKFSKDCLKLSVAAVNAMMILKKTDFSFVDQKLERVQIPHIKLSHAIFEGADLSKANLSYAKLRDCSLTKDNLSEANLSHIEL, encoded by the coding sequence TTGGGGCCTTATGCAGAGATTAGCTCAAAAATATTTGCAAAATTGGGCGCAAAAGATCAAGGTCAAGTTAAGCTGGTTTGTAGGGAATGGAAGCAGCTTATTCAAGAGAAAGAGGACGAGTTTACGCAGAAAATCTCTAATAGCGGTCAATTAATGAACTCCCACATAGTCCATCTTTTTGCGGCAGATTATTTACAGCAAGCTTCCGGACTATTAGAAATCCAGCATATGCTTTTAAAGATTATTAAGTTTTCTAAAGATTGCTTAAAGTTAAGCGTTGCCGCAGTCAACGCGATGATGATTTTAAAAAAGACAGACTTCTCTTTTGTAGATCAGAAACTTGAAAGAGTTCAGATTCCGCATATAAAGCTTTCGCATGCGATTTTTGAGGGAGCCGATTTATCAAAGGCTAATTTAAGCTATGCCAAGCTGAGAGATTGCTCATTGACAAAGGATAACCTATCCGAGGCTAATTTAAGCCATATAGAATTATAG
- the menB gene encoding 1,4-dihydroxy-2-naphthoyl-CoA synthase, with translation MSVTSFLWTSIKQYVDIKLEKTEEGIAKITINRPEVRNAFRPETIIEMQDAFEVCRNESSIGVVILTGEGKEAFCAGGDQRVRGDEGYIGADGVARLNVLDLQKQIRSLPKPVVAMVAGYAIGGGHVLHIVCDLTIASDNARFGQVGPRVGSFDGGLGCSYLARIVGQKKAREIWYLCRQYSAQQALEMGLVNCVVPYEELEQETIRWCREMLQHSPLALRCLKAALNADCDGQVGLLELAGNATMLYYMTEEAQEGKKAFLEKRPPDFSTFSRLP, from the coding sequence ATGTCCGTAACGTCATTTCTTTGGACGTCTATTAAACAATACGTGGATATCAAATTAGAAAAAACAGAAGAGGGTATTGCTAAAATAACTATCAATCGTCCTGAGGTGCGCAATGCCTTTCGGCCCGAGACTATTATAGAAATGCAAGATGCTTTTGAAGTCTGTCGTAATGAATCTTCTATTGGTGTAGTTATATTAACAGGGGAGGGAAAAGAGGCTTTCTGTGCGGGTGGCGACCAACGTGTTAGAGGAGATGAAGGATATATTGGCGCCGATGGAGTCGCACGGCTCAATGTATTGGATTTACAAAAACAGATTCGTTCTTTACCTAAGCCTGTTGTTGCTATGGTAGCAGGTTATGCTATAGGAGGAGGGCATGTCCTACATATAGTCTGTGATTTGACTATCGCTAGTGACAACGCTCGTTTTGGGCAAGTGGGTCCACGTGTAGGCTCTTTTGATGGAGGCCTGGGGTGCAGCTATTTAGCTCGTATTGTCGGCCAAAAAAAAGCACGTGAGATTTGGTATCTTTGCCGCCAATATAGTGCACAGCAAGCCTTAGAAATGGGGTTAGTAAATTGTGTGGTTCCTTATGAAGAGCTCGAACAAGAAACTATTCGCTGGTGCCGCGAAATGCTACAGCATTCTCCTCTAGCCTTGCGCTGTTTAAAAGCGGCTCTAAATGCCGATTGTGATGGTCAAGTGGGGCTTTTAGAACTGGCGGGAAATGCTACAATGTTATATTACATGACTGAAGAGGCCCAAGAAGGAAAGAAAGCTTTTTTAGAAAAACGCCCACCTGATTTTTCTACTTTTTCTAGGCTGCCTTAA